Proteins encoded by one window of Lepeophtheirus salmonis chromosome 3, UVic_Lsal_1.4, whole genome shotgun sequence:
- the LOC139904970 gene encoding zinc finger MYM-type protein 1-like — MPNTEQFSLSLGYLTSEGIKKESFLNFVKVTQTDGKYLFEKLHEAFKDLGLNPTRTVSLAADGASNISGNKKGLASRWKEAAPLCVYIHCYAHVLNLVVKDLLSDITLLRNTMGTVQILYNFIEGSPKRSAIYKSVKITSKDEEHAKVMTLKNQSATRWSLRYDAVHAVSLGMVRIMKTLIIMRKDKNTLSSSIATSLLNSIFSHKFVFGIDLLKTLLRHTSSLSDELQGRKVDLTKARKHVNLVIRTLEDLKNEKIFESIWKLAELKSSEMKSVFDQEDSIDLEFKEAKIPRRIKWKGTTESYFRETHFDVAMNKIVLELESRFATDDTNITMDLIAIVNVSEVDTCVIERVAMHYRLKLEQLQSDHAIFQQFKADIDTEDMVSSQIAAELIRECSA, encoded by the exons atgccaaacacggagcagttcagtctgtcactgggatatctgacgagtgaaggcatcaagaaagagagcttcctcaattttgtaaaagttacccagactgacggcaaatatttgtttgagaagcttcacgaggctttcaaggatctcggccttaaccccacccgcactgtctccctggccgcggacggtgcctccaacatatccggcaacaagaagggtcttgcctccaggtggaaggaagcagccccactgtgtgtctacatccactgctacgcccatgtcctcaatcttgtagtcaaggatcttctctcagatataaccctgttgagaaatacaatggggacagtacaaattttatacaacttcattgaagggtcaccaaagaggtcagcaatctacaagtcggtgaagataacaagcaaagatgaggagcatgccaaggtgatgaccctgaagaaccagtctgctacccgctggagtctccgctacgatgctgtacacgctgtatctctagggatggtcagaatcatgaagaccctcataataatgagaaaagataaaaatacattgtcgagttcaatagcaacttctctgctcaacagcatctttagtcacaaatttgttttcggcattgacctgttgaagacactcctcagacacacatctagcttgtcagatgaacttcaaggcagaaaggttgacctaacaaaggcccggaaacacgtcaacctagtgattaggactcttgaagatcttaagaatgagaaaatctttgaatcaatctggaaacttgctgagttgaagtcgtctgagatgaaatcagtatttgaccaggaggactcaattgatttggaattcaaggaggcgaagattccaaggagaataaagtggaaaggaacaactgaatcctacttccgtgaaacacatttcgatgttgcaatgaataagattgtattagagcttgagagcagatttgccaccgacgatacaaacatcacaatggatctcattgcaatcgtcaatgtcAGTGAAGTGGatacctgtgtcattgagcgtgtcgccatGCACTACAGACTtaaactcgagcagctccagtcagaccatgcaatcttccagcaattcaag gcagatattgacacagaagacatggtttcgtcacaaattgctgcggagttaattcgggagtgttccgcctga